The Populus trichocarpa isolate Nisqually-1 chromosome 11, P.trichocarpa_v4.1, whole genome shotgun sequence genome has a segment encoding these proteins:
- the LOC7472349 gene encoding inhibitor of trypsin and hageman factor has protein sequence MTDVCPDAGKSSWPELVGINGEVAAKIIVRENPKVRAGIVKEGMMVTMDFRCDRVRVWVDKYGIVKDIPQIG, from the exons atgaCAGATGTTTGCCCTG ATGCGGGAAAGAGCTCGTGGCCGGAGCTAGTGGGAATAAACGGAGAAGTGGCAGCAAAAATCATCGTAAGAGAGAATCCCAAGGTTCGTGCTGGGATTGTGAAGGAAGGAATGATGGTGACCATGGATTTCCGTTGCGACAGGGTCCGAGTTTGGGTTGATAAATATGGAATTGTGAAAGATATTCCACAAATTGGTTGA